Sequence from the Herbaspirillum sp. meg3 genome:
ACTGCATTCTCAGTTGCATTTTCAACTTCATGCGCGTGCGCCAGTCCCAGCAACTGATGCATGGTGGCGTCGTCCTTGAGCAGCAGATCGCTGCGACCGTCGTGGACGATGCGGCCGCGATCCATGATGACGACGCGCTCGGTGACTTCCAACGCGAGGTGCGCATGCTGTTCCACCAAAATCAGCGTGAGACCGCTTTGCTTGAGCTGTTTGACGGCGTCCAGCAAGATATCCATCATCACCGGCGACAGGCCTTCCAACGGTTCATCGAGCAAGAGCAATTTTGGATTACCGACCAGCGCACGCGCCATGGACAGCATCTGTTGTTCTCCACCTGAGAGCTGGTTACCGTAGTTATTGCGACGCTCTTGCAGGCGAGGAAACAGTTTATAGGCGGCTGCGATATTCCA
This genomic interval carries:
- a CDS encoding ABC transporter ATP-binding protein, producing the protein MAKLLDIHNLSAGYRDAVVIDDLSFGIGQGEAVSLLGRNGVGKSTLLATMMGLTTVSKGCLEFDGKNIGNTANYQRNRMGLGYVPQEREIFSSLTVEQNMRVAARPGEWNIAAAYKLFPRLQERRNNYGNQLSGGEQQMLSMARALVGNPKLLLLDEPLEGLSPVMMDILLDAVKQLKQSGLTLILVEQHAHLALEVTERVVIMDRGRIVHDGRSDLLLKDDATMHQLLGLAHAHEVENATENAVENLTASVRKPDLKLAS